From a single Streptomyces sp. NBC_00377 genomic region:
- a CDS encoding tetratricopeptide repeat protein, producing MQPRNMSMSGVVDLAAVKAAQEAKAKAEQTRAETARQGGAGAVSPADLVIDVDEAGFEREVLQRSAEVPVVIDFWAEWCQPCKQLSPVLERLAVEYDGRFLLARIDVDANQMLMQQFGVQGIPAVFAVVAGQALPLFQGAAAETQIRQTLDQLVQVAEERFGLTGLTVDADAEQGAPQEAPAEPVGPHDLLLEAAVRALDAGDFGGAVQAYKNVLAEDPGNSEAQLGLAQAELLQRVGGMDPQLVRREAAEKPQDVEAQIAAADLDLVGGHVEDAFGRLIDTVRQTAGDDRDAVRLRLLELFDVVGPDDPRVAAARRALARALF from the coding sequence ATGCAGCCACGGAACATGTCCATGAGCGGAGTCGTCGACCTCGCCGCGGTGAAGGCGGCCCAGGAGGCCAAGGCGAAGGCGGAGCAGACGCGCGCCGAAACGGCACGGCAGGGCGGCGCGGGGGCCGTCTCCCCGGCCGATCTCGTCATCGACGTCGATGAGGCGGGCTTCGAGCGGGAGGTTCTCCAGCGGTCCGCCGAGGTGCCCGTCGTCATCGACTTCTGGGCCGAGTGGTGCCAGCCCTGCAAGCAGTTGAGCCCGGTCCTCGAGCGGCTCGCCGTCGAGTACGACGGCCGCTTCCTGCTCGCCAGGATCGACGTCGACGCCAACCAGATGCTGATGCAGCAGTTCGGGGTGCAGGGCATCCCGGCCGTCTTCGCGGTCGTCGCGGGGCAGGCTCTGCCGCTCTTCCAGGGGGCCGCCGCGGAGACGCAGATCCGGCAGACCCTCGACCAGTTGGTGCAGGTCGCCGAGGAGCGGTTCGGGCTCACCGGTCTGACCGTCGACGCCGACGCCGAGCAGGGCGCGCCGCAGGAGGCTCCGGCCGAGCCCGTCGGGCCGCACGACCTGCTGCTCGAAGCGGCCGTAAGGGCGCTGGATGCCGGTGACTTCGGCGGGGCCGTGCAGGCGTACAAGAACGTGCTCGCCGAGGACCCCGGCAACAGCGAGGCGCAACTCGGTCTCGCGCAGGCCGAGTTGCTCCAGCGGGTGGGCGGCATGGATCCGCAGCTGGTGCGCAGGGAAGCAGCCGAGAAGCCCCAGGACGTCGAGGCGCAGATCGCCGCGGCCGACCTGGATCTGGTGGGTGGTCACGTCGAGGACGCCTTCGGGCGGCTCATCGACACCGTGCGGCAGACGGCCGGGGACGACCGGGACGCCGTACGGCTGCGACTGCTCGAACTGTTCGACGTGGTGGGCCCGGACGACCCCAGGGTGGCGGCGGCCCGCAGAGCGCTCGCGCGCGCCCTGTTCTGA
- a CDS encoding MarR family winged helix-turn-helix transcriptional regulator, producing the protein MPKPPSLPFDPIARADELWKQRWGSVPSMAAITSIMRAHQILLAEVDAVVKPYGLTFARFEALVLLTFSKEGELTMSKIGERLQVHPTSVTNTVDRLVKSGLVARRPNPNDGRGTLAVITDKGREVVEAATRDLMAMDFGLGVYDAEECGEIFAMLRPLRVAAHDFDEE; encoded by the coding sequence GTGCCGAAACCGCCCAGTCTCCCCTTCGACCCCATCGCCCGCGCAGACGAGCTCTGGAAGCAGCGCTGGGGGAGCGTGCCGTCCATGGCCGCGATCACCTCGATCATGCGCGCGCACCAGATCCTGCTCGCCGAGGTCGACGCCGTCGTCAAGCCGTACGGCCTGACGTTCGCGCGCTTCGAGGCGCTGGTGCTGCTCACCTTCTCCAAGGAGGGCGAGCTGACCATGTCGAAGATCGGCGAGCGGCTCCAGGTGCACCCCACCTCGGTGACGAACACGGTGGACCGCCTGGTCAAGTCCGGTCTGGTGGCCCGGCGTCCCAACCCCAACGACGGCCGGGGCACCCTCGCCGTCATCACCGACAAGGGCCGCGAGGTCGTCGAGGCGGCCACCCGCGACCTGATGGCGATGGACTTCGGCCTCGGGGTGTACGACGCCGAGGAGTGCGGGGAGATCTTCGCGATGCTCAGGCCGTTGCGGGTCGCCGCGCACGACTTCGACGAGGAGTGA
- a CDS encoding TetR/AcrR family transcriptional regulator, with protein sequence MQTRTPACRPGRPRSAAADTAILAATREALVELGWSKLTLGDVATRAGVAKTTLYRRWAGKNELVVDAVAELFGELELPDRGSLAADIEGVVLQFAAILARPEAKSGLMAAVAESTRDDALRERIRASIVDPQKDLVLEGRARAQARGELPAQTDPAEAARTVDLIFDVVAGAVVHRTLVSAEPADEEWVRSFTRVLLLGLTASTGPAGEDPADRT encoded by the coding sequence ATGCAGACCCGCACCCCCGCCTGCCGTCCCGGCCGTCCGCGCAGCGCCGCCGCGGACACCGCGATCCTGGCCGCGACCCGGGAGGCGCTGGTCGAACTGGGCTGGTCGAAGCTGACGCTGGGAGACGTGGCGACGCGCGCCGGCGTCGCCAAGACGACCCTCTACCGCCGCTGGGCCGGCAAGAACGAACTGGTCGTCGACGCGGTCGCGGAACTGTTCGGCGAACTCGAACTCCCGGACCGCGGCAGCCTCGCCGCCGACATCGAGGGCGTCGTCCTCCAGTTCGCGGCGATCCTGGCCCGGCCGGAGGCCAAGAGCGGCCTGATGGCGGCGGTCGCCGAGTCCACCCGCGACGACGCCCTGCGTGAACGCATCCGGGCCTCCATCGTCGATCCGCAGAAGGACCTGGTGCTGGAGGGCCGGGCCCGCGCCCAGGCCCGCGGCGAACTCCCCGCGCAGACCGACCCGGCCGAGGCGGCCCGCACGGTCGACCTCATCTTCGACGTCGTGGCGGGTGCGGTGGTCCACCGCACCCTGGTCAGCGCGGAACCGGCGGACGAGGAATGGGTGCGCAGCTTCACCCGGGTCCTGCTGCTCGGCCTGACGGCGTCCACCGGGCCGGCCGGGGAAGACCCTGCCGACCGGACGTGA
- a CDS encoding DUF6230 family protein — protein sequence MESQVRGGTRWKRFAVVMVPSVAATACIGVALAQGALAASFSVSGQSFKVSADKLEGTGFSQYGAIDSGYTLDGKKTAHAVAVSAFKSASITNMCQSVVTPNIPLLGSVSLQLKAGGNGTPVEAENLYIDVEDLSADAVFRGIDIGVAAKDANKGPGLKSGDAANPYGFAQQADSATLTDVKQTAWATTAGTFKLSGLKMSLSTGVKECY from the coding sequence ATGGAGTCCCAGGTGCGTGGCGGGACCAGATGGAAGCGCTTCGCTGTGGTCATGGTGCCCAGCGTCGCAGCGACGGCATGTATAGGTGTCGCCCTCGCGCAGGGTGCGCTGGCCGCGTCGTTCAGCGTGTCCGGTCAGTCGTTCAAGGTGAGTGCCGACAAGCTCGAAGGCACGGGCTTCTCGCAGTACGGCGCGATCGACTCGGGTTACACCCTCGACGGCAAGAAGACGGCTCACGCCGTTGCCGTCTCGGCGTTCAAGAGCGCCTCGATCACGAACATGTGCCAGTCCGTGGTCACCCCGAACATCCCGCTGCTCGGCTCCGTCAGCCTTCAGCTGAAGGCGGGCGGCAACGGTACGCCGGTCGAGGCCGAGAACCTCTACATCGACGTCGAGGACCTGAGCGCGGACGCCGTGTTCCGGGGCATCGACATCGGTGTGGCCGCGAAGGACGCCAACAAGGGTCCGGGCCTCAAGAGCGGTGACGCGGCCAACCCGTACGGGTTCGCTCAGCAGGCGGACTCCGCCACGCTAACCGACGTGAAGCAGACGGCGTGGGCCACCACTGCCGGAACCTTCAAGCTCAGCGGCCTGAAGATGTCGCTGTCGACGGGTGTCAAGGAGTGCTACTAA
- a CDS encoding matrixin family metalloprotease: protein MARRRGRELVGRVITAFLVTVSLSVVCVGEGARRPACASARGELTVADLPAGSSVLDCLAVGRVVTHAGAGVAVPEPGTTVSVDALAADGSAHGFTLKVAADGTVSYAFEADDTDHADRADHAGGTHPADRTEAAARARADAPAPCADGAYSTAGRKVYGTYKWFIGDDPLPGHLSREEARRAFEDAIATITTSRNDCGYDDTVRAKARYLSTTGNEAGIDQEARCTHRDGLSVWDAGDIGSEVVATTCSWSRPMRGHPEQLLEADVRFNTQDFPFTNRPSGGCTHAYDIRSVATHEAGHVFGLGHSGAGHENLTMYANSFACSTDARTLGKGDVLGLRSLY, encoded by the coding sequence GTGGCACGGCGACGCGGACGGGAGCTGGTCGGCAGGGTGATCACGGCGTTCCTGGTAACGGTGTCCCTGTCGGTGGTCTGCGTGGGTGAAGGGGCCCGCCGGCCCGCGTGCGCATCGGCCCGGGGCGAGCTGACCGTGGCCGACCTGCCCGCCGGCTCGTCCGTGCTGGACTGTCTCGCCGTCGGCCGTGTGGTCACCCACGCCGGCGCCGGAGTGGCGGTGCCCGAACCCGGCACCACGGTCAGCGTCGACGCGCTCGCGGCGGACGGCTCGGCGCACGGTTTCACTCTGAAGGTCGCCGCCGACGGCACCGTCTCCTACGCCTTCGAGGCGGACGACACGGATCACGCGGACCGTGCGGATCATGCAGGCGGCACGCACCCCGCGGACCGCACGGAAGCCGCCGCGAGGGCCCGCGCCGACGCCCCCGCCCCCTGCGCCGACGGCGCCTACTCCACCGCCGGACGCAAGGTGTACGGCACGTACAAGTGGTTCATCGGCGACGACCCCCTGCCGGGTCATCTGTCCCGCGAGGAGGCGCGGCGGGCCTTCGAGGACGCCATCGCCACCATCACCACCAGCCGCAACGACTGCGGCTACGACGACACGGTCAGGGCGAAGGCCAGGTACCTGTCCACCACCGGCAACGAGGCCGGTATCGACCAGGAGGCCCGCTGCACCCACCGGGACGGCCTGAGCGTGTGGGACGCGGGCGACATCGGCAGCGAGGTCGTGGCGACGACCTGCTCCTGGAGCCGGCCGATGCGGGGCCACCCCGAGCAACTGCTCGAGGCGGACGTCCGCTTCAACACCCAGGACTTCCCGTTCACGAACCGCCCGTCGGGCGGCTGCACGCACGCGTACGACATCCGCAGCGTCGCCACCCACGAGGCCGGGCACGTCTTCGGCCTCGGTCACTCCGGCGCCGGACACGAGAACCTCACCATGTACGCGAACTCCTTCGCCTGCTCCACCGACGCCCGCACCCTCGGCAAGGGCGACGTCCTCGGCCTGCGCAGCCTCTACTGA
- a CDS encoding MFS transporter has protein sequence MPEVTTPETPPTPETPPAPHTSRTPPAPPTPETPPAPHTSRTPPAPRTPATSPTPPVRTPPAGYLRVFAVREFRAVFAAHLLSMLGVIVAELALSVLVYDLTGSPLMSALAWALGFLPYVVGGTLLAGVADRFPARRVLVGCDLVCAVCVLPMTASGAPLAVLLALRCCLAVVSPVFAGTRMATLADILGEGDLFVLGRSLLRITAQSALLAGFGLGGLLLTVASPRHALLVTVGTFLASAALLRLGTRRRPARARTGGALVTDSLRGARQILADRRVRALLLLFWVPPVFTVAPEALSAPYADDLGAGSTGLGLLMCALPVGAVAGELYAGSRLRPVTRERIALPLVCVTLLPYLGYALHPGLAVSLLLLVVSGAGAAYTLGLDQWIVRDVPEELRGRAMTLLTAGLMTFQGVGMALAGVAAELVGVTGAVAGAGALGTVCCVLVAREVRRTERRDGADHDVTGR, from the coding sequence ATGCCAGAAGTCACCACTCCCGAGACGCCCCCGACACCCGAGACGCCCCCGGCACCCCACACGTCCCGGACGCCCCCGGCACCCCCGACACCCGAGACGCCCCCGGCACCCCACACGTCCCGGACGCCCCCGGCACCCCGGACACCCGCGACGTCCCCGACACCCCCGGTCAGGACGCCGCCCGCCGGTTACCTCCGTGTCTTCGCCGTCCGTGAGTTCCGGGCCGTCTTCGCCGCGCACCTGCTGTCCATGCTCGGGGTGATCGTCGCCGAGCTCGCGCTGTCCGTCCTGGTCTACGACCTGACCGGCTCGCCGCTGATGAGCGCCCTGGCCTGGGCCCTCGGCTTCCTGCCCTACGTCGTCGGCGGCACCCTGCTCGCCGGGGTGGCCGACCGCTTCCCGGCCCGGCGCGTGCTGGTGGGCTGCGACCTGGTGTGCGCGGTGTGCGTCCTGCCGATGACGGCGTCGGGCGCGCCCCTTGCGGTCCTGCTCGCCCTGCGCTGCTGCCTCGCCGTCGTCTCGCCGGTCTTCGCGGGCACCCGGATGGCCACCCTCGCGGACATCCTCGGCGAGGGCGACCTGTTCGTCCTCGGCCGCTCCCTGCTGCGCATCACCGCGCAGAGCGCGCTGCTCGCCGGCTTCGGACTCGGCGGGCTGCTGCTCACCGTCGCCTCTCCGCGCCACGCCCTCCTCGTCACCGTCGGCACGTTCCTCGCCTCCGCAGCCCTGCTGCGCCTCGGCACCCGCCGCCGCCCTGCCCGGGCCCGGACCGGCGGTGCGCTGGTCACGGACTCGCTCAGGGGCGCCCGGCAGATCCTCGCCGACCGGCGGGTGCGTGCCCTGCTGCTGCTCTTCTGGGTGCCGCCGGTCTTCACCGTCGCCCCGGAGGCGCTGTCCGCGCCCTACGCCGACGACCTCGGCGCCGGTTCCACCGGCCTGGGCCTGCTGATGTGCGCCCTGCCGGTCGGAGCGGTCGCCGGCGAGCTGTACGCGGGATCCCGGCTGCGCCCGGTCACCCGTGAGCGCATCGCGCTGCCCCTCGTCTGTGTGACCCTGCTGCCGTATCTCGGGTACGCACTCCACCCCGGCCTCGCCGTCTCGCTGCTGCTGCTGGTGGTCTCGGGCGCCGGGGCGGCGTACACCCTCGGCCTCGACCAGTGGATCGTCCGGGACGTGCCCGAGGAACTGCGCGGACGGGCCATGACGCTGCTGACCGCAGGGCTCATGACGTTCCAGGGTGTCGGCATGGCCCTGGCGGGCGTGGCCGCGGAACTCGTCGGAGTGACGGGCGCCGTCGCGGGGGCGGGTGCGCTGGGGACGGTCTGCTGCGTACTGGTGGCCCGGGAGGTCCGGCGGACCGAAAGGCGAGACGGGGCTGACCATGATGTGACCGGCCGGTAA
- a CDS encoding DUF6114 domain-containing protein yields MSAETPVAPGQFTRRRQQFRAWRGTRPFWAGLFVLLAGFPIAYFPYAHLQVGHLTLAMATTAGAGSLIIGVLLGVLGISLWFQKHVQVFAGVAAILLGLVSIPVSNLGGFLIGFLLALIGGAMAVSWVPGAPPAPAPTAEAGATAGDAPEGAFPSTPAPAGDLTENPYSTGPAPTERPSFTKDDDGAGEPHDLHDLSGTSPANGANGRHSAG; encoded by the coding sequence ATGAGCGCCGAGACCCCTGTCGCCCCCGGTCAGTTCACCCGCCGGAGGCAGCAGTTCCGCGCCTGGCGGGGGACCAGGCCGTTCTGGGCGGGCCTGTTCGTCCTTCTCGCCGGCTTCCCCATCGCCTACTTCCCTTACGCGCACCTCCAGGTGGGCCACCTGACACTGGCGATGGCCACCACCGCGGGCGCGGGGTCGCTGATCATCGGCGTGCTGCTGGGCGTCCTGGGCATCAGTCTGTGGTTCCAGAAGCACGTACAGGTCTTCGCGGGAGTCGCGGCGATCCTGCTCGGCCTGGTGTCCATCCCGGTGTCCAACCTGGGCGGCTTCCTCATCGGCTTCCTGCTGGCGCTGATCGGCGGAGCGATGGCCGTGTCCTGGGTGCCGGGCGCACCGCCCGCCCCGGCCCCGACCGCGGAGGCCGGCGCGACCGCCGGGGACGCCCCCGAGGGCGCGTTCCCGTCAACTCCCGCCCCGGCGGGCGACCTCACCGAGAACCCGTACAGCACGGGCCCGGCCCCCACCGAGAGGCCGTCCTTCACCAAGGACGACGACGGGGCGGGCGAGCCGCACGATCTGCACGATCTGTCAGGAACGAGCCCGGCCAACGGGGCGAACGGGAGGCACAGTGCCGGCTGA
- a CDS encoding ArsR/SmtB family transcription factor — MPSHLHFGEDDFLRCRFAVSPLWETQEVARTLKRPDRQGYHAPWLRRMRTAAESLDLTGLWLLMPRRGHSPDWLCPPPVGPAAGFEEEIAAVRSADPRAARADTARSLADTPGALDSPRGRAWLADPEGMIRELADVMEEIWHTLVAPDWPRLRALLEADVAFHSRRLAEVGLGGVLPEINPRCGWRAGTLTVASNGEHERHLGGQGLVLMPSVFSWPDVVSGFDPPWQPTLVYPARGIGGLWTDATERSPDTLVRLLGRGRAGVLTALDDPATTSALAHRPGLAPSSVSAHLTVLRDSGLLVSRRYGHQVLYERTPLGMALVSGGAR, encoded by the coding sequence TTGCCGTCGCATCTGCACTTCGGGGAGGACGACTTCCTGCGCTGCCGCTTCGCCGTGTCCCCGCTGTGGGAGACGCAGGAGGTCGCGCGCACCCTCAAGCGGCCCGACCGGCAGGGCTACCACGCGCCCTGGCTGCGCAGGATGCGGACGGCCGCCGAGTCGCTCGACCTGACCGGGCTGTGGCTGCTGATGCCCCGCCGGGGCCATTCCCCCGACTGGCTGTGCCCGCCGCCGGTCGGACCCGCGGCCGGGTTCGAGGAGGAGATCGCCGCGGTCCGCTCCGCCGACCCGCGGGCCGCCCGCGCGGACACCGCCCGTTCACTCGCGGACACCCCCGGCGCGCTGGACTCGCCGCGGGGACGGGCCTGGCTGGCCGATCCGGAGGGGATGATCCGGGAGCTGGCCGACGTGATGGAGGAGATCTGGCACACCCTGGTCGCGCCTGACTGGCCCCGGCTGCGCGCCCTGCTGGAGGCGGATGTCGCCTTCCACTCGCGCCGGCTGGCCGAAGTCGGCCTGGGCGGGGTGCTGCCGGAGATCAACCCGCGTTGCGGCTGGCGGGCCGGGACACTGACCGTCGCCTCGAACGGCGAGCACGAGCGTCATCTGGGCGGGCAGGGCCTGGTGCTGATGCCGAGCGTCTTCTCGTGGCCGGACGTGGTGAGCGGCTTCGATCCGCCCTGGCAGCCGACGCTGGTGTACCCGGCCCGGGGGATCGGCGGCCTGTGGACCGACGCCACCGAGCGCTCCCCCGACACGCTGGTCCGGCTGCTGGGCCGGGGCCGCGCCGGCGTGCTCACCGCGCTCGACGACCCGGCCACCACGTCCGCCCTCGCCCACCGGCCCGGCCTGGCCCCCTCCTCGGTCTCCGCACATCTGACGGTGCTGCGCGACTCCGGGCTGCTGGTCTCCCGGCGCTACGGCCACCAGGTGCTGTACGAGCGGACGCCTCTGGGGATGGCCCTGGTGTCGGGAGGCGCCCGGTAG
- a CDS encoding DUF3817 domain-containing protein has translation MKKSVLTRYRVLAYVTGVLLVLLCLGMIAKYGLDVDGAADFTRVVAIAHGWLYVLYLVFAFDLGSKAKWPVGKQLWVLLAGTVPTAAFFVERRISHELAAGTPDGAPVAAKA, from the coding sequence ATGAAGAAGAGCGTGCTGACCCGCTACCGCGTCCTGGCCTATGTCACCGGTGTGCTGCTGGTCCTGCTGTGCCTGGGCATGATCGCCAAGTACGGCCTGGACGTCGACGGGGCCGCGGACTTCACCCGCGTCGTCGCCATCGCGCACGGCTGGCTCTACGTCCTCTACCTGGTCTTCGCCTTCGACCTGGGCTCCAAGGCGAAGTGGCCGGTCGGCAAGCAGCTGTGGGTGCTGCTGGCCGGAACCGTTCCGACGGCCGCCTTCTTCGTGGAGCGCAGGATCAGCCACGAGCTGGCTGCCGGGACCCCGGACGGGGCTCCCGTGGCCGCCAAGGCCTAG
- a CDS encoding acyl-CoA mutase large subunit family protein gives MDADAIEEGRRRWQARYDASRKREADFSTLSGDAVEPVYGPRPGDSYDGFERIGWPGEYPFTRGLYPTGYRGRTWTIRQFAGFGNAEQTNERYKMILANGGGGLSVAFDMPTLMGHDSDDRRSLGEVGHCGVAVDSAADMEVLFKDIPLGDVTTSMTISGPAVPVFCMYLVAAERQGVDPGVLNGTLQTDIFKEYIAQKEWLFRPEPHLRLIGDLMEYCAAAIPAYKPLSVSGYHIREAGATAAQELAYTLADGFGYVELGLSRGLDVDVFAPGLSFFFDAHVDFFEEIAKFRAARRIWARWMRDVYGATSEKAQWLRFHTQTAGVSLTAQQPYNNVVRTAVEALAAVLGGTNSLHTNALDETLALPSAQAAEIALRTQQVLMEETGVANVADPLGGSWYVEQLTDRIEADAEKIFEQIRERGLRAHPDGRHPIGPVTSGILRGIEDGWFTGEIAEAAFRYQRALEKGEKRVVGVNAHTGSVTGDLEILRVSHEVEREQVRELGARKAARDGTAVRGALAAMLGAARDGSNMIGPMLDAVRAEATLGEICDVLREEWGVYTEPPGF, from the coding sequence ATGGACGCTGACGCCATCGAGGAGGGCCGCCGTCGCTGGCAGGCCCGGTACGACGCTTCACGTAAGCGTGAGGCGGACTTCAGCACGCTCTCCGGGGACGCCGTGGAGCCCGTGTACGGACCGCGGCCGGGTGACTCGTACGACGGGTTCGAGCGGATCGGCTGGCCGGGGGAGTACCCCTTCACGCGCGGCCTGTACCCGACCGGCTACCGCGGCCGTACGTGGACCATCCGGCAGTTCGCCGGGTTCGGCAACGCCGAGCAGACCAACGAGCGCTACAAGATGATCCTGGCCAACGGCGGCGGCGGTCTGTCCGTGGCCTTCGACATGCCGACGCTCATGGGCCACGACTCCGACGACCGGCGCTCGCTGGGCGAGGTCGGGCACTGCGGGGTCGCCGTCGACTCGGCCGCCGACATGGAGGTCCTGTTCAAGGACATCCCGCTCGGCGACGTCACGACCTCCATGACGATCAGCGGGCCGGCCGTCCCCGTCTTCTGCATGTACCTCGTCGCCGCCGAACGGCAGGGCGTCGACCCGGGCGTCCTCAACGGCACCCTCCAGACGGACATCTTCAAGGAGTACATCGCCCAGAAGGAGTGGCTCTTCCGGCCCGAGCCGCACTTGCGCCTCATCGGCGACCTGATGGAGTACTGCGCGGCCGCCATCCCCGCCTACAAGCCGCTCTCGGTCTCCGGCTACCACATCCGCGAGGCCGGTGCGACGGCCGCTCAGGAACTCGCGTACACGCTGGCGGACGGCTTCGGGTACGTGGAACTGGGGCTCAGCCGCGGTCTCGACGTGGACGTGTTCGCGCCCGGGCTGTCCTTCTTCTTCGACGCGCACGTCGACTTCTTCGAGGAGATCGCCAAGTTCCGCGCGGCGCGCAGGATCTGGGCGCGCTGGATGCGGGACGTCTACGGGGCGACGTCCGAGAAGGCGCAGTGGCTGCGCTTCCACACCCAGACCGCCGGGGTCTCGCTGACCGCCCAGCAGCCGTACAACAACGTCGTACGGACGGCCGTGGAGGCCCTGGCGGCCGTGCTCGGCGGGACCAACTCGCTGCACACGAACGCCCTCGACGAGACCCTCGCGCTGCCGAGCGCGCAGGCGGCGGAGATCGCGCTGCGCACCCAGCAGGTGCTGATGGAGGAGACCGGGGTCGCCAACGTCGCCGATCCGCTGGGAGGTTCCTGGTACGTCGAGCAGCTGACGGACCGGATCGAGGCCGACGCCGAGAAGATCTTCGAGCAGATCCGGGAGCGGGGGCTGCGGGCCCACCCCGACGGGCGGCACCCCATCGGGCCGGTCACCTCGGGAATCCTGCGCGGGATCGAGGACGGCTGGTTCACCGGTGAGATCGCGGAGGCGGCGTTCCGGTACCAGCGGGCCCTGGAGAAGGGGGAGAAGAGGGTCGTCGGCGTCAACGCGCACACCGGGTCGGTGACCGGGGACCTGGAGATCCTGCGGGTCAGCCACGAGGTGGAGCGGGAGCAGGTGCGGGAACTCGGCGCGCGCAAGGCCGCCCGGGACGGGACGGCGGTGCGAGGCGCGCTCGCCGCCATGCTGGGCGCGGCCCGAGACGGCTCCAACATGATCGGGCCGATGCTGGACGCCGTACGGGCCGAGGCGACGCTCGGGGAGATCTGCGACGTGCTGCGGGAGGAGTGGGGGGTGTACACCGAGCCCCCGGGGTTCTAG